A genome region from Thermococcus gorgonarius includes the following:
- a CDS encoding RsmB/NOP family class I SAM-dependent RNA methyltransferase produces the protein MELFYRVSFQEVVADALMLVEERELSSKHALERVFKRVAGKDREKARGLAHAYVFEIEKWRAKIDFIINSVLKGSTVEDLDPYLANLLRIGTFEIHFRKVPPAIATDSIIRVVKEKFDFSRAKFVNALMHSIEKFDVEKALKRLKEKDRIEWLSVRFSHPRWYVEYVIDLFGYDEAVRLLLSNNKPQRYYVRANTLKTDVDSLRDYLEENGVRTALTPVPDVLKVLEYKTPVTRLDWYKQGKFVIQDLASAYVAHVLNPEPGERVLDLAAAPGSKTFHAAALMENRGEIVAVDYSYDRLMRMKEKMKLLGIKNVKLVHADGQSFRDKDKFDKIILDAPCSSSGTYRQFPEVKWRFDGEKIKRIISVQRNMLRNAYENLRDGGKMTYSTCSIRIDEDEENVLFAVNRVGLELIPYDFSWGDRGSLEIGDKVFRAWTHRHDCNSFFIAKLGRG, from the coding sequence ATGGAGCTGTTTTACCGAGTGAGCTTTCAGGAAGTGGTGGCGGACGCGCTGATGCTCGTTGAGGAGCGCGAGCTGTCTTCCAAGCACGCGCTTGAGAGGGTCTTTAAGCGAGTGGCCGGAAAGGACCGTGAGAAGGCGAGGGGTTTGGCACATGCATACGTCTTCGAGATAGAGAAGTGGCGGGCAAAGATAGACTTCATAATCAACTCGGTTTTGAAAGGCTCAACCGTTGAAGACCTCGATCCCTATCTGGCAAACCTCCTCCGCATAGGGACTTTTGAGATACACTTCCGGAAGGTTCCTCCCGCGATAGCTACCGACTCAATAATCCGCGTGGTTAAAGAAAAGTTCGATTTCTCCCGCGCCAAATTCGTCAACGCGCTGATGCACTCGATAGAGAAGTTCGACGTCGAAAAGGCCCTAAAGAGGCTCAAGGAGAAGGACAGGATAGAGTGGTTGAGCGTTCGCTTCTCCCACCCGCGCTGGTACGTGGAGTATGTTATCGACCTTTTTGGCTACGACGAAGCGGTAAGGCTTCTCCTCAGCAACAACAAACCTCAGCGCTACTACGTAAGGGCTAACACGTTGAAGACAGATGTTGACTCGCTGAGGGACTACCTTGAGGAAAACGGCGTTAGGACTGCCTTAACTCCGGTTCCTGACGTGTTGAAAGTCCTCGAGTATAAAACGCCGGTCACGAGGCTCGACTGGTACAAACAAGGGAAGTTCGTAATTCAGGATTTGGCCTCAGCATATGTCGCCCACGTCCTAAATCCGGAGCCGGGCGAGAGGGTTCTCGATTTGGCAGCGGCCCCCGGCTCGAAGACATTCCACGCGGCGGCTCTGATGGAGAACAGGGGCGAAATCGTCGCGGTTGACTACTCCTACGACAGACTGATGAGAATGAAGGAGAAGATGAAGCTTTTGGGTATTAAAAACGTCAAACTGGTTCACGCCGACGGCCAGAGCTTCAGGGACAAAGACAAGTTCGACAAAATAATCCTCGACGCGCCGTGTTCAAGCTCCGGGACCTACCGCCAGTTCCCCGAGGTGAAGTGGCGCTTCGACGGGGAGAAGATTAAGCGCATAATCAGTGTGCAGAGGAACATGCTCCGCAACGCCTACGAGAACCTCCGCGACGGCGGCAAGATGACCTACTCGACCTGCTCAATTAGAATCGATGAGGACGAGGAGAACGTGCTCTTCGCGGTAAACCGGGTTGGGCTGGAGCTTATCCCCTATGACTTCAGCTGGGGAGACAGGGGCTCCCTTGAGATTGGAGACAAGGTCTTCCGCGCCTGGACTCACAGGCACGACTGCAACAGCTTCTTCATTG
- a CDS encoding DUF3368 domain-containing protein, producing MKVVFNSSPVIALAKLGYLKHAVRLFGEVFVPEAVVEEINAKEDEVSSVLSKLLKSGEVKIASPSREALPGYSGLHRGELEAIALAKELGAFVILDDLKARKAARLEGLSVIGTVAVLRLLKDAGLLKETDDELFNALRSVGFRIRPELFYRIMGGEL from the coding sequence GTGAAGGTCGTCTTTAACTCTTCTCCCGTCATAGCCCTCGCAAAGCTCGGATACCTAAAGCACGCGGTTAGACTCTTCGGCGAAGTTTTTGTTCCAGAGGCTGTTGTTGAAGAGATCAACGCCAAAGAAGACGAAGTTAGTTCGGTTCTCTCAAAATTGCTGAAGTCAGGGGAGGTTAAGATAGCTTCTCCCTCCAGAGAGGCTCTGCCCGGCTATTCAGGGCTCCACCGTGGAGAACTGGAGGCAATAGCACTCGCCAAGGAACTCGGAGCTTTTGTCATACTGGACGATTTAAAGGCCCGCAAAGCGGCAAGATTGGAGGGACTCAGTGTCATTGGCACGGTGGCAGTTCTGAGGCTTCTTAAGGATGCCGGTCTTTTGAAGGAGACTGACGACGAGCTATTTAATGCTCTGCGTTCGGTCGGGTTTAGGATACGCCCAGAATTGTTTTACAGGATTATGGGTGGTGAGTTATGA